ATAATCCAAGTTTCAAGTATAAAGTAAAACGGTAACAAAGCATGTTTAAACATATGAACATTTTATATCTATTGAAGATGGAATTGTTGAAAGTTGGAATCTGATACTCTAAAATATCATCTTTAGTTCTTCCGGCACTATAGATATGCATTTAAGATAAATCATATGAATATATCTTTCGGtccttaaaaaaaatgaacGGTACGtaaaaattcaaatcatatatcaAATGATGTCATATACGTGTCAAAATAATACAATAGGCTCatgaaaaaacaaatgaaatacatgtaaaatttatataaactaCTAACCAAAATTAACTCCTGTTGTTGCTGGAATATCGGTCACCAACCTAAAGTAATGTAAGATTATTTagcattttaatttatataatgagTAGAaagtattaatgaaaaatagaaaaaaaaaagtataatattgtatattttaatataatttttaataagaatactTTTATATGTGTATCTCAACCTATACATTTTcaatccatatcattttccTGAATCTTAGATTCAAATGTTTTCTATACTCACCAATGGAGGTACTCTCTACAATTAGGATTACTTGGACTAGGTGCATCTGGATCAACCATAACCTATATATgatcaaagaaaataaaagaaataataataacaattaggTATATATATTGAAGATCATATAATAAGGTTTGAATTTAGATAGTAATAAGGTTTTTAGTTACTATATCACTCTAACAATCTCTAGATATCTTTTGGTGGAATtacacaaaaattttaataattttttttaaacaacaaTATTCACAGCTGTATACTTTAGAAAAAGTCTAGGGACCAGCAACTTTGTTAAATtctggccagcatgtaaccagcaaaaCAAAAtgagtcattggatgaaattttacaccaatctcacaccattaaaattatcattgatgGCTATTTGATGGttacaaatcataaaaattgctggcccctagcattgctcttttctttatttgtgtATGTTCTCAAGTCTCTTGTATGTTTTTAGATGAGAGCCAAAGTAATTCTACACTATTCAAGATTAGCCGCCTTAATTCAACTGTGAATAttgttgtttaaaaaataaaaattatttttaaaagttattatcaTATGGTGGTAATCCTTTTAGATAATATTTTAGTCAATATATAGCCCATTGCCACATGTAATCACTTAAActaaatttgttacaaaatattgttATGACCGTTGTTCTTACCAGGGTGTAGAAATTCCTGAGGTCATCTCCACCAATAGTAACTCTAGGCTGGTTGAATACATGAGAAGGCTTAAGCTCACAGCCATTTGTTACATCTCTATTACCGTACGATACTCTCACAGGGATTGTGCTTTGAAAAGGGTCCAACACATCCCCAATCACTCTTCCAACAACAAGAGAGTTTCTGCTACCACCACTAGTCATCGCAAATAGTATAGTATAGTATATGTATGTTCTTTAATTACTAGTTAACAAGATCTCTGGGGCAACTACTATTTATACCGAGCTGGAAGGAATTAAGGTAAGGGATATGAGATATTAGTAT
This portion of the Arachis duranensis cultivar V14167 chromosome 6, aradu.V14167.gnm2.J7QH, whole genome shotgun sequence genome encodes:
- the LOC107494540 gene encoding protein FLOWERING LOCUS T-like — protein: MTSGGSRNSLVVGRVIGDVLDPFQSTIPVRVSYGNRDVTNGCELKPSHVFNQPRVTIGGDDLRNFYTLVMVDPDAPSPSNPNCREYLHWLVTDIPATTGVNFGNVIVNYEKPLPSMGIHRFVFVLFRQPGRQTVYAPGWRQNFNTREFAELYNLNSPVAALFFNCQRESGSGGRTMMN